The DNA sequence GTTGCGGGCGGTTCAGGGCGTCGCGGAGCGTCCGCCCCGCCCGAACGCCAGCGTGAATCCCGCGACCAGCCCTGCCCAGGTCGCGCGTCGCTCGGCGGCCGGAGCAGTGACGAGCCGAATCGCACGCGTGGCGAGGGTGTAGGTCATCGCCGTGACGAAGCGAAGCCCGCGAAAGTGCTTACGAATGAAGTACACGCGACTTCGATTCGCGTGAAACGCCGTGAACGGAGAGCGGGCACCAGCAGTCGATCCGCCGACCTTGTGCGCCACGCGACTACTCGGCACGACCACAATCTCGACACCGGCCGCGCCACAGCGCAGCGCGAAGTCGACATCGTCGTAATACACGAAGTAGGCCTCATCCATGTGGCCGACATGCGCGAACACTTCGGCGTGCACGAGCAGGAAGCAGGTCGAGGAGTACTGGGTGGGGATCGCTGCGGGCGCAGCCGCCGACGGCGACGTCTCGGCGTGCAGGACACGCGCCGTCCACGGGCGCACCTCGCCGCCGGCGTACCACGTCTCGCCCGAATCGGCGTACAGGATGTGGGGCGTCGCCGCACGGCGCCAATCGCGGACCTGGGCAAGCAGTGGCGCCAGCGTGTCCGCGGCGAATGCGACGTCGTTGTTCGCAAGCAGCACGTGCGAACAGGCGTCGCGCAGCGCGAGCACGATGCCTTGGTTGTTGCCTCGCGCAATTCCGACGTTCTCGGCGTTCGCCACGAACTCGCCGGGGATGCCATGCTCCGCTGCAAGCGCGCGGAGCCGCGTCAGTCCGTCCGCGGTTGGGCTGTTGTCGATGGCGTAGAGCCGCAGGCGGACATCGCGCTGCGCAGCCAATCCCGCGACGAAATCGTCGAGATACGCATCGCTGTTGTACAGGACCGTGACGACGCCGACGACCGGGGCGTTCGGCAGCGGCTCCTCACTCATGGTGCGCGCGGGCGCCCCGCAGCATTCCGCGAGCCCCGAGCTCCTCGAGGCTTCGCTCGTAGCCATCGGAGCCGGGCCCCTGCTCCCGTACCCATGCGACGAAGCGCCGCAAACCCTCCTCGAACGTCACCGTCGGGACGTAG is a window from the Pseudogemmatithrix spongiicola genome containing:
- a CDS encoding glycosyltransferase family 2 protein, with product MSEEPLPNAPVVGVVTVLYNSDAYLDDFVAGLAAQRDVRLRLYAIDNSPTADGLTRLRALAAEHGIPGEFVANAENVGIARGNNQGIVLALRDACSHVLLANNDVAFAADTLAPLLAQVRDWRRAATPHILYADSGETWYAGGEVRPWTARVLHAETSPSAAAPAAIPTQYSSTCFLLVHAEVFAHVGHMDEAYFVYYDDVDFALRCGAAGVEIVVVPSSRVAHKVGGSTAGARSPFTAFHANRSRVYFIRKHFRGLRFVTAMTYTLATRAIRLVTAPAAERRATWAGLVAGFTLAFGRGGRSATP